Proteins encoded in a region of the Ancylobacter sp. SL191 genome:
- the ffh gene encoding signal recognition particle protein — translation MFDSLSDRLGGILDRLKRRGALTEADVNEAMREVRRALIEADVALDIVRSFTDRVRTRAVGAEVIKSVTPGQMVVKIVHDELIAMLGSDAKPIDLEAAPPVPVLMVGLQGSGKTTSTAKIAKRLSERGNRKVLMASLDTRRPAAMEQLATLGTQVNVAALPIVAGQSAVQIARRAMEAARLGGYDVVMLDTAGRVTLDEALMAEVAEVKAATNPHEVLLVADSLTGQDAVNTAKAFDERVGLTGIVLTRADGDGRGGAALSMRAVTGKPIKLLGTGEKMDALEDFDPRRVAGRILGMGDVVSLVEKAVENIDAEKAMAAAERMRKGQFDLDDLRMQLDQMEKLGGLGGLMGMLPGVGKMKNQLAASGMNDGVLKRQKAIIDSMTKKERRNPKLLDASRRKRIASGSGTKVEDVNRLMKMHRQMADMMKAMGANAAGKRGGPMAGLASMFGLGGGGGMGGGMPSPEQLKQLAEKMPGGGKGLGGPGGGLPNLPPNFPGGFPGLGKPGGLPGLPGFPPKKK, via the coding sequence ATGTTCGATTCATTGAGCGACCGCCTTGGCGGCATACTCGACCGGCTGAAACGACGCGGCGCCCTCACCGAGGCCGACGTGAACGAGGCCATGCGCGAGGTGCGCCGGGCGCTGATCGAGGCGGACGTCGCGCTCGATATCGTCCGCTCCTTCACCGACCGGGTGCGCACGCGCGCGGTGGGTGCCGAAGTCATCAAGTCGGTCACCCCCGGCCAGATGGTGGTGAAGATCGTCCATGACGAACTCATCGCCATGCTCGGCTCCGACGCCAAGCCGATCGACCTCGAAGCCGCCCCGCCGGTGCCGGTGCTGATGGTCGGCCTTCAGGGCTCGGGCAAGACCACCTCGACCGCCAAGATCGCCAAGCGCCTGTCCGAACGGGGCAACCGCAAGGTGCTGATGGCCTCGCTCGACACGCGCCGCCCGGCGGCGATGGAGCAGCTGGCCACGCTCGGCACGCAGGTGAACGTCGCCGCCCTGCCGATCGTCGCCGGCCAGTCGGCCGTGCAGATCGCCCGCCGTGCCATGGAGGCCGCCCGCCTCGGTGGCTATGACGTGGTGATGCTCGACACCGCCGGCCGCGTCACGCTCGACGAGGCGCTGATGGCCGAGGTCGCCGAGGTCAAGGCGGCGACCAACCCGCATGAAGTGCTGCTGGTCGCCGACAGCCTCACCGGCCAGGACGCGGTGAACACCGCCAAGGCGTTCGACGAGCGCGTCGGCCTGACCGGCATCGTGCTGACCCGTGCCGATGGAGACGGGCGCGGTGGTGCCGCCCTTTCCATGCGCGCCGTCACCGGCAAGCCGATCAAGCTGCTCGGCACCGGCGAAAAGATGGACGCGCTGGAGGATTTCGATCCCCGCCGCGTCGCCGGGCGCATTCTCGGCATGGGCGACGTGGTGTCGCTCGTCGAGAAGGCAGTCGAGAACATTGACGCCGAAAAGGCGATGGCCGCCGCCGAGCGGATGCGCAAGGGGCAGTTCGACCTCGACGATCTGCGCATGCAGCTCGACCAGATGGAGAAGCTCGGCGGCCTTGGCGGGCTGATGGGCATGCTCCCCGGCGTCGGCAAGATGAAGAACCAGCTCGCCGCCTCCGGCATGAATGACGGCGTGCTGAAGCGGCAGAAGGCGATTATCGATTCGATGACCAAGAAGGAGCGGCGCAACCCGAAGCTGCTCGACGCCTCCCGCCGCAAGCGCATCGCCAGCGGCTCCGGCACCAAGGTCGAGGACGTCAACCGCCTGATGAAGATGCACCGCCAGATGGCGGACATGATGAAGGCGATGGGCGCCAACGCCGCCGGCAAGCGCGGCGGGCCGATGGCGGGTCTCGCCTCGATGTTCGGCCTCGGCGGCGGTGGCGGCATGGGCGGGGGTATGCCGAGCCCTGAACAGCTCAAGCAGCTCGCCGAGAAGATGCCCGGCGGCGGCAAGGGATTGGGCGGACCGGGGGGCGGCCTGCCCAACCTGCCGCCGAATTTCCCCGGCGGCTTCCCCGGTCTCGGCAAGCCGGGCGGGCTTCCGGGCCTGCCCGGCTTTCCGCCGAAGAAGAAGTGA
- the rpsP gene encoding 30S ribosomal protein S16 → MSLKIRLARGGAKKRPYYRIVVADSRSPRDGRFIEKIGTFDPLKPKDAADRFTLDVEKAKAWLAKGAQPTDRVARFLDSLELVKREARNNPEKAVPGKKAQERAAEAAKIAAAAEAAAAAAAAPSAE, encoded by the coding sequence ATGTCCCTCAAGATCCGTCTCGCCCGTGGCGGCGCCAAGAAGCGTCCTTACTACCGCATCGTCGTTGCCGACTCGCGCTCCCCGCGCGATGGCCGCTTCATCGAGAAGATCGGCACCTTCGATCCGCTGAAGCCCAAGGACGCCGCTGACCGCTTCACCCTCGACGTCGAGAAGGCCAAGGCCTGGCTCGCCAAGGGCGCCCAGCCGACCGACCGCGTCGCCCGCTTCCTCGACAGCCTCGAGCTGGTGAAGCGCGAAGCCCGCAACAACCCGGAGAAGGCCGTCCCCGGCAAGAAGGCGCAGGAGCGCGCTGCCGAAGCCGCCAAGATCGCCGCTGCCGCCGAAGCCGCTGCCGCCGCTGCTGCCGCCCCTTCGGCGGAGTGA
- the rimM gene encoding ribosome maturation factor RimM (Essential for efficient processing of 16S rRNA), with the protein MPTDRIMLARIGAPHGVKGEVRLFIFADDPDALTDYAPLTDEAGTRVFRIASMRPGKEHFVARLEGVSTREAAEALTNTGLYVARDLLPPPEDEDDFYQADLIGLKAVTTAGEAFGKVVAVHDFGAGDILEISPEGGGKTIMLPFTRAVVPSVDIKAGRLTVEPGDWAVEEAPPPEADRG; encoded by the coding sequence ATGCCGACCGACCGCATCATGCTTGCCCGCATCGGCGCCCCGCATGGGGTGAAGGGCGAGGTGCGGCTGTTCATCTTCGCGGATGATCCCGACGCCTTGACCGATTACGCGCCGCTGACCGACGAGGCCGGCACGCGCGTCTTCCGCATCGCGTCGATGCGGCCGGGCAAGGAACACTTCGTCGCCCGTCTGGAAGGCGTTTCGACCCGCGAGGCGGCCGAGGCGCTGACCAATACCGGGCTCTATGTCGCCCGCGACCTCCTGCCCCCGCCGGAGGACGAGGATGATTTCTACCAGGCCGACCTGATCGGGCTCAAAGCCGTCACCACCGCGGGCGAGGCCTTCGGCAAGGTGGTCGCGGTGCATGATTTCGGCGCCGGCGACATTCTGGAAATTTCGCCCGAGGGTGGCGGCAAGACGATCATGCTGCCCTTCACCCGCGCCGTGGTGCCGAGCGTCGACATCAAGGCCGGTCGGCTCACCGTCGAGCCGGGCGACTGGGCGGTCGAGGAAGCCCCGCCGCCGGAGGCGGACCGGGGATAG
- the trmD gene encoding tRNA (guanosine(37)-N1)-methyltransferase TrmD — MWRASLVTIFPDMFPGPLGLSLAGRALGQGAWGLETVDPRDHATDRHRSVDDTPAGGGPGMVMRVDVLARAIDAAAPEGDTRPRLLMTPRGAPLTQKRVRELSAGEGVVIVCGRFEGVDDRLVAARGLEEVSVGDVVLSGGEIGALVLLDACVRLLPGVMGHPESGTEESFSGGLLEYPQYTRPPNFEGLEIPAILTSGDHAKVARWRREQAEAVTRARRPDLWAAYRETGGK; from the coding sequence ATGTGGCGCGCCTCCCTCGTCACCATCTTCCCCGACATGTTTCCCGGCCCGCTCGGCCTGTCGCTGGCCGGGCGTGCGCTGGGGCAGGGGGCGTGGGGGCTGGAGACGGTCGACCCGCGCGATCATGCCACCGACCGGCACCGCTCCGTGGACGACACCCCGGCCGGTGGCGGGCCGGGCATGGTGATGCGGGTGGATGTGCTCGCCCGTGCCATTGACGCCGCCGCGCCCGAGGGCGACACCCGCCCGCGCCTGCTCATGACCCCGCGCGGTGCGCCGCTGACGCAGAAGCGCGTGCGCGAACTCAGCGCCGGGGAGGGCGTCGTCATCGTCTGCGGCCGGTTCGAGGGGGTGGATGATCGCCTCGTCGCCGCGCGCGGGCTGGAAGAAGTCTCTGTCGGCGATGTGGTGCTGTCGGGTGGGGAGATCGGCGCGCTGGTGCTGCTCGACGCCTGTGTGCGGCTGCTGCCGGGGGTGATGGGCCACCCGGAATCAGGCACCGAGGAGAGTTTCTCCGGCGGGCTGCTGGAGTACCCGCAATATACCCGCCCGCCGAACTTCGAGGGGCTGGAGATTCCCGCCATCCTGACCAGCGGGGACCACGCCAAGGTGGCGCGCTGGCGGCGCGAGCAGGCGGAAGCCGTCACCCGCGCGCGCCGGCCGGACCTGTGGGCGGCCTATCGCGAGACCGGCGGGAAGTGA
- a CDS encoding DUF1036 domain-containing protein, with protein sequence MRQSCVLSAMAVTGLLCLVSEGKADFKICNRAKETVNLSIGYDNSDYGWTSEGWWKLEEDECTVMIRGNLANRYYYIYAAGEEGGTWSGSDKQKGGNFCVAPQKYTLHNREYETNNTLDCESGGFTGVKFDEVDTKNNKSFTYELTE encoded by the coding sequence CGTCAGTCTTGCGTCCTGTCGGCCATGGCCGTCACGGGACTCCTGTGCCTTGTGTCCGAGGGCAAAGCCGATTTCAAAATCTGCAACAGGGCAAAGGAAACGGTGAATTTGTCGATCGGCTATGACAACTCCGACTATGGCTGGACGTCGGAGGGGTGGTGGAAGCTGGAAGAGGATGAATGCACCGTGATGATCCGTGGCAATCTCGCCAACCGCTATTACTACATCTATGCGGCGGGAGAAGAGGGTGGCACCTGGTCGGGCTCCGATAAGCAGAAAGGCGGCAATTTCTGCGTCGCACCTCAGAAGTACACCCTGCATAATCGCGAGTATGAGACCAACAACACGCTCGATTGTGAATCCGGCGGCTTTACGGGCGTGAAATTCGACGAGGTCGACACAAAAAACAATAAGAGCTTCACCTATGAACTGACCGAATGA